The genomic DNA TCTCCTGTCATCCAAGGATGAAGGAAGTCATGGGAAATGCCCAGGGAGCCCCTATTATCTCACTGTGCTGCAATCTGCTTGAGAATCTCTAtctagaatatatatatttgattcctTCCTACAAAGTTTTAGACACGTGACCTTGGGCTAGAAAAGGGATGAAGAAAAAGGGCACAGGATCTTGGATGTAGTAATTTTTGTACCTTTTTGCTTGTAAATTATTGTGTttcaatgttttgttttttattttttatttttttggtaacaGTAGGGAATGGTGACAAAGTTTAGTTAAGACAGAAACCGAGATTGAATTCCTCTTTGttcttagaaaaataaaagcaaagaaaatgtCATAAATTCATTACCCTGGCGGCTTATTTCGGTCTCGAGATATCTGAATCATGACTAAACTCAAGCCTATGCCTCCTTGTTTCTCATTCCCTTTTTGGTTGTTTATTATCATTGGAAGTTTGTTGAGCATCTTATTTGTTGAATTGGACGTCCAGTgataaatggatcataattttaatattaatatatattttaaaattagacatattataatcaaatatcataatattagatataattttataataatatacatttataaaattcatatttttatcgatgcatacgatattattttcaaatatgataaatcatgttatgcatatatcaaattttttaataaaataactttaaaatgtctattatatttctaattatattattatgagatttttcttacattttcatgaatttttaataattttaaatctatatctgtaattaccaatattttcatctttgtttGAGTATAATGCTCAATGTGAATTCAATATGAGAAGTCTAATGGTCATTACAAATTTAATGTAAGTTTAAAAAACTAAGGTTGGATTAAGCATTGGGTACATCCGAATAGAGAGGAtggagtttaaaaaaatgaggtttAAAAAGGAGGTCTGACACGGGAAACCTTGGGTCCGGGTACTCCTTAGAAATGGCTGCTTGGGTGGTGGGTGGTTTACATGACTTTACTTACGACGTGTACcaaaataaatgagaataagTCCAGAAGCAAAAGACGCCTATACCCAGTCAGCTTCGCCCAAAAGATCCAAAAACGCGTTTTTAATCGATTTCTTATATCCCGCCCCTTTCTCCGATACTTccatattaaagaaaaaacaggcAGAAAGAAAGATCAACAGTCCACGGTTGACCCCCTCCCTCTTCTCTCCCCCCTCAATTTAATCATCCAGATAAATAGAATAGAGTAGTAGTTGAACCCCATAGCAGCCAACAAAGAATACCTCCATTTCTTACCCCAATAAAACTACCCCAAAATCCCACCATTCTCCTCCCAAGAACACCACCCGGCTAATCATGAACGATCTCTTCTCCGGTTCCTTCTCCCGCTTCCGCAGCGAAGAGCCGCCTCCGTCTGTCGAGATGACCTCCTCTGCCACCGCCGGTGTCAATCTCGACAAGTTCTTCGAAGATGTCGAATCCATCAAGGAGGAACTCCGAGAGATGGAGTCCCTGCAGCAGAAGCTCCACGACGCTCACGAGCAGAGCAAGACTCTCCACAACGCCAACTCCGTCAAGGAGCTCCGATCGCGGATGGACTCTCACGTCTCCCTCGCTCTCAAGAAGGCCAAGCTCATCAAGCTCCGCCTCGAAGCCCTCGATCGCTCCAACGCCGCCAACCGCAGTCTCCCCGGATGCGGCCCCGGTTCTTCCTCCGACCGCACCCGCACATCCGTCGTCAACGGCCTTCGCAAGAAGCTCAGGGACTCCATGGACGCCTTCAACTCCATCCGCAACCAAATCACCTCCGAGTATCGCGAAACCGTCCAGCGCCGCTACTTCACCGTCACCGGCGAAAATCCCGACGAAAAAACCGTAGATCTGCTCATCTCCACCGGCGAGAGCGAAACCTTCCTTCAGAAGGCGATCCAAGAGCAAGGCAGAGGTAGAGTTCTGGACACCATCTCCGAGATTCGCGAGCGCCACGAGTCCGTCAAAGAACTGGAGAGGAACCTCAAGGAACTCCACCAGGTGTTCCTCGACATGGCTGTCCTGGTCCAAGCTCAGGGAGAGCAAATCGACGACATCGAGAGCCAGGTGGCAAGAGCCAATTCGTTCGTTAGAGGCGGAACACAGCAACTCCAAACGGCGCGTAAGCACCAGATCAGCAGCCGCAAGTGGACCTGTTACGGTATTATCATCTTGATTGTGATTATCTTGTTGATTGTGCTCTTCACCGTGCGGCCTTGGGAGAACAACGGCAGCAGCAGTAGCGGGAACACCAGTAGCACAtctccacctccaccacctccacctACTCAGGCGTAGCCCGTAGGATTGATTGAAGTCCAGATTTTTTATCTTACACCGAGATGCACCATATAGTacatgtattattttatttgttatttttgaaGACTTTTTTCTACGGTCCCATTTGGCATTAGTGAATATGGGGGGTAGTTGAATCATTGATGGATGTGCAGTTGGATTCAATGTTTATCTCATTGAATAAAAATGGTGatgcaaattttgaaaatcatttttacttttatcaTTGCAAAAATTCAGACTTTTTCAATTCcatatcatttaattatttaactaCAAATTTCAATTGTTAAATGGTCTTTGATtgatattgatattgatttctTAGAAAAACCAACATTGGACACGACTTTTGCGCGCATAGACAAAAGTATCAGGACAAACAATCGTAAAAAATCCTCAAGATGGAGGAATATTCTCTAGAGAATTATATGAtctatatttgttaaaaatattttctttttcacacCTTCGAGCCACCCggaaagaaaaagcaaaacaaaattgtatttaaataaACCACAAGTTTTGGGACCCACATGATCCATTTGAAATTTATCTTCACATCCTATTTCCAACGAAATTATCAAAAGTTGTTATTTTAAATGagttctaatttatttatttttttgagaaagtTGTGTTTGCAGCCAATTATTTGAAAGCATTATAACAATCAAATTGCAATGAACTGAAATATGAGATTTGACTGTGAAATGGCAAAATATGATCTTTCTCATGCACTCTTTGCTGACTCCATTTTATGTTCTTAGATTGCCCCTCCATGCCTCCATGTCAGTTGTAACCCTATCTCCATATTAGCAGGAAACCCTCCATGTCACatgagagattgaaaatttataaaatagaaaaatttgaatttgaaaccTATGAAAAATCACCCGACCAAACAATCGGCtgttgattcatgcctaattggtgtctcagctgatgtatgtccagctggtgctccttgatggcaggtgtaatcaacaaaatttttaacctataacaccatgaactagggtagcaaatacaaagctactatagcatagtggctctaggatcgttccactgggaagggtactcaagattgaaaatgataccaattcaaagtgaattggtgctgtttcatttcaagattagcttaagaaataaaacacaaactttggtttgaaaaaggtttggacttagattaacaacacaacaagtgatgaaaataacttaagaaaagaagcattccttggagatttaggtatacaggggaggttcctcatgcaaaagcatagctccggtcacttggttcaattcctcacattagagaattaacataaagtcaattctctaacaggtgctgcataaatgcatccctcaattggatttcagctttaattctctcactgatgcaacttgtaatggtttgagcctctcactagcctttaccattcaaggtgatctttaaccttggattacccgtcaaaagctcgcaagaggtaactaatggatgtctcctaagagtccaaaagcttaccaagtgttggctattctagaaaatcctaccttcaagtcacctaccagaggctcgcaaggggtaaactagtgcatctccatgggtgaagatcacttgccttaccaagtgttggcccaggtgactccaaggtgttttaagttaactaaaaacattagaaaccattcacgggacacacttactcttcattcatagctgaaaccacaaagcttctgattcttgcacttggaacctttcccggcaaccttaactccaaggaactaagaggtttagctactcattttctggggaaaactcctcagagagtgcataacttagtgaaaatattaaaatacgaagtgagaaggtaaggtagtcaagagctaaagctctttgtatttctttcttgttaacttacaaaaggttcaacaaccagCACGCCCTCCGAACAGGCTTCTCGGGCTcccttttataccaaaaatccCAATTACAGCTATCCCATGGTATTTTgctaaattcctaacttaaaagctaaggaaaactatcattggtgacttacaaggagaatttaggcatttaggcaacaaaaatctaatgaaaaatatctccaagagtcggttacaaatatcaggaagcactaaggaccacttcgcaggtgaaagatgaggtctgcgaaatttcgcaggtactcaagaggagctgcgaaatttcttcatagcagccagctgcttcaacacctttgcaaagtggacttccaacttgaggtgtttggcttccatcgcggcgtgaagcttcaggggaactccatagcactgtgcaaaaaggctgcgaaaccattccgcaacaagaatggtgatttcgcagcactttactgaagtcttccttccttcagcttggagtagttatcttccaacggctgtagcttcctcatttcagatccaaattgcacacggtttgaggcattggattgttgacttcccaagctttcaaatgacatattgtatgcataaattgaacatcaggaagtgctccaaaactagctgca from Vitis riparia cultivar Riparia Gloire de Montpellier isolate 1030 chromosome 8, EGFV_Vit.rip_1.0, whole genome shotgun sequence includes the following:
- the LOC117921043 gene encoding syntaxin-121, which gives rise to MNDLFSGSFSRFRSEEPPPSVEMTSSATAGVNLDKFFEDVESIKEELREMESLQQKLHDAHEQSKTLHNANSVKELRSRMDSHVSLALKKAKLIKLRLEALDRSNAANRSLPGCGPGSSSDRTRTSVVNGLRKKLRDSMDAFNSIRNQITSEYRETVQRRYFTVTGENPDEKTVDLLISTGESETFLQKAIQEQGRGRVLDTISEIRERHESVKELERNLKELHQVFLDMAVLVQAQGEQIDDIESQVARANSFVRGGTQQLQTARKHQISSRKWTCYGIIILIVIILLIVLFTVRPWENNGSSSSGNTSSTSPPPPPPPTQA